A window from Canis lupus baileyi chromosome 4, mCanLup2.hap1, whole genome shotgun sequence encodes these proteins:
- the SNCG gene encoding gamma-synuclein gives MDVFKKGFSIAKEGVVGAVEKTKQGVTEAAEKTKEGVLYVGAKTKENVVQSVTSVAEKTKEQANAVSEAVVTSINTVAVKTVEEAENIAITSGVVRKEDLEQPAAPQEDKAARVQEEVAEEAKSGGD, from the exons ATGGACGTCTTCAAGAAAGGCTTCTCCATAGCTAAGGAGGGCGTGGTGGGCGCTGTGGAGAAGACCAAGCAGGGGGTGACGGAGGCGGCTGAGAAGACCAAGGAGGGGGTCCTGTATGTGG GAGCCAAGACCAAGGAGAATGTGGTGCAGAGCGTAACCTCAG TGGCCGAGAAGACCAAGGAGCAGGCCAACGCTGTGAGTGAGGCCGTGGTCACCAGCATCAACACGGTGGCAGTCAAGACAGTGGAGGAAGCGGAGAACATCGCCATCACCTCCGGCGTGGTGCGAAAG GAGGACCTAGAACAACCTGCGGCCCCCCAGGAGGACAAGGCAGCCAGAGTGCAAGAGGAAGTGGCTGAGGAG GCCAAGAGTGGAGGAGACTAA
- the ADIRF gene encoding adipogenesis regulatory factor has translation MAGKGLQDLKQHVQGAAQEAVTAAGASAQQVVDQATEAGQKAMDQVAKSTQETIDKTANQASETFSGFGKKLGFK, from the exons ATGGCCGGCAAGGGCCTGCAGGACCTGAAGCAGCACGTGCAGGGGGCGGCCCAGGAGGCGG TGACTGCGGCAGGAGCGTCGGCCCAGCAAGTGGTGGATCAGGCCACAGAAGCAGGACAGAAAG cCATGGACCAGGTGGCCAAGTCCACCCAGGAAACCATCGACAAGACTGCTAACCAGGCCTCTGAGACTTTCTCAGGTTTTGGGAAAAAATTAGGCTTCAAGTAA